In Penaeus chinensis breed Huanghai No. 1 chromosome 26, ASM1920278v2, whole genome shotgun sequence, a single genomic region encodes these proteins:
- the LOC125038844 gene encoding cell wall protein DAN4-like, with amino-acid sequence MALVSLGIVLAPLLCFVRALAATTLPSDRCRVTGTWSTSMAFKDHLDFSFACAPESLRISFSGGSLDGEFFHFQRSTPKYQISTSKSTTRHRLANGSSNWTLTLSSIKGVQLIDKTGGKTLPVSLPNGQVGDCYEVQFKADTNIDFRFAHQEDSRPCSFTVTETTKATTTTAAAITTTTTTATTTTTTTTTTAATTTATTTATTMKTTFEAQPAPTRTTPVNKDLPPSAPPAASTDTASSPALFPSPDPDPDLGGAEVRSGEGRAGGDAAWAMLMAAVVALL; translated from the exons ATGGCGTTGGTGTCGCTCGGGATTGTCCTCGCTCCGCTTCTGTGTTTTGTGCGGGCTTTAg CAGCGACCACCTTGCCCTCGGACCGCTGCCGGGTGACTGGCACGTGGTCGACCTCGATGGCCTTCAAGGACCACCTCGACTTCTCGTTCGCGTGTGCGCCCGAGAGCCTCAGGATCTCCTTCTCGGGAGGATCTCTCGACGGAGAGTTCTTTCACTTCCAAAG GTCAACGCCCAAATACCAAATATCGACATCGAAATCTACGACCAGGCACCGACTGGCTAACGGAAGCTCCAATTGGACCCTTACTCTCAGCAGCATTAAAGGTGTCCAACTCATAGACAAAACAGGGGGGAAAACCCTTCCGGTTTCCTTGCCTAATGGTCAGGTCGGAGACTGTTACGAAGTGCAGTTCAAAGCCGATACAAACATCGACTTCCGTTTTGCTCATCAAG AAGACAGTCGTCCATGCAGTTTTACAGTAAcggaaacaacaaaagcaacaacaacaacagcagcagcaataacaacaacaacaacaacagcaacaacaacaacaacaacaacaacaacaacagcagcaacaacaacagcaactacaacagcaacaacaatgaaaaccacCTTCGAAGCCCAACCAGCGCCAACCCGGACGACCCCCGTCAACAAAGACCTGCCTCCTTCAGCTCCTCCAGCAGCCTCGACAGACACAGCCAGCTCCCCGGCCCTGTTTCCCAGCcctgaccctgaccctgaccTTGGCGGGGCGGAGGTCAGGAGCGGCGAGGGGCGCGCGGGGGGGGACGCCGCGTGGGCAATGCTGATGGCGGCCGTGGTGGCGCTTCTGTGA